In Fibrobacter sp. UWB10, the genomic window AACGGGCAGGCAGCGGAGCAAAAGCTTCTTTATCGCCACGCGGGTTACCCTCAGCCTCATTCTTTAGCCATTCGCAAATGCCTTCGTAAAATCCGGCGCGCAACACCTTGGTATATTCATCGTAATCTTGAACAAAGTATTCCGCCAAGCAATCGAGCTTTTCGATATGCGGATTTTCAACGCCACGGCCCTTGCCTATGAATTCAGCCGTTTCGACACAGCGACCTACCGGGCTTGAATAAAAGCAGATATCGCCTTCGGCAGGAATGCACTTACCCAGCGACAAAGCCTGCTCGCGTCCGCGCTCCGTAAGGCCAACATGCGCACCGAAGTCAGGATCGTTGGGTGTAATATGGTTTCGTTCACCGTGACGCACCAACAGGAACACACGTTCGTCAGACGCAAGCGAAGCAAAGAAATCTACAGCGGGAGTAAAATCCATACCGCATG contains:
- a CDS encoding histidine phosphatase family protein is translated as MDFTPAVDFFASLASDERVFLLVRHGERNHITPNDPDFGAHVGLTERGREQALSLGKCIPAEGDICFYSSPVGRCVETAEFIGKGRGVENPHIEKLDCLAEYFVQDYDEYTKVLRAGFYEGICEWLKNEAEGNPRGDKEAFAPLPARSEEMLSMMLEKGNCRFNIFATHDAWVVPCLTHFCKMTFTPQRWMNYLTGMAVVTDAQKNVKRIVPVTGLDTGWLEF